A region of the Physeter macrocephalus isolate SW-GA unplaced genomic scaffold, ASM283717v5 random_561, whole genome shotgun sequence genome:
ACCAACCTGCGGAGGCAGCTGGACACAGTGAACAGCGAACAGGCCCAGCTGGAGGCTGAGAGGAACAGCATGCAGGATGTCCTTGAGGGTTTCAAGAAGAAGTGAGTGGCTGCTGGACTGCACTGACCTAGGATGGGCACGGGCTAGTCCCCAAAGCAGCAGCCAAGCTTGGATGAGAGCTGCTGGAAGGATCAGGGTTGAATGCTGGTTTCAATTCCCAGCCTGAAGACAGGGGAGGAGATGTGATATGTATGGGAGGAGGAGGCCCTCCATGGGTCCCGAGGAAAAAGGAGACTTGGAATTGGGCATGGTTGTCCCTAATCCTACCTGTGAGCATGGGTGAGTTGACCCCAGAAAAAGAAACTCTCTGGTTTTGAGAACAGTGCCTAAGTCCAGCCACAAATAGGGTCCTACTTCCTCTAAGGTCAAGTGCAATGACCCTAAGGCTTTTCCAGCAGAGGAGCACAGCAAAGGTCCAGATTTTCGGACCCCACATCCAATTTGAGAAAGTAAAAGGGATTTGGAGAAACCAAGGGCCGTGGACTCATAAAAGGTCTTAAAGATGGGACAGAGTGGATGAAAACATGCAGATGGCAACAGAGAGCCAGGCTCCTGGACGGAGCAGGGAGGTCACAAGAGGTGATAACTGGGGAGCTGGGAGTAATCAGCTCTCAGCTCAGAGTGAGAACTCACCCTCTTCATCCTTATCATCCAGGTATGAAGAGGAGGTGGGACTCCGGGCCAGTGCTGAGAATGAGTTTGTGGCTCTGAAGAAGGTAAGGAGAGCAACAGGCCCAGGCAAACTTCTCCTCCAGACAGGCAAATGTTCTCACAACTCCAGGACACTGCCCGGGCAGCCCTGTGAATACTCACACGCAGTGGACCCCCTAAGGTCACAACAGCTTCCCTTAGAAGTTCTGATTTGGCCTCCAGTGACTTAGGTTTGGGTCTTCATGAGAGCAGAGGTCTGAAGGGATGACATTTGAAGAGTTTTGGATTATCCAGACTCTTCTTGCCTCTAAATAAGCATCAGAAAATGTTCAGCATCCCTGGGGGTTTCATGCTGTATAAGGGAGAAGGACAAGAGTCATTAAGCTGTATTTCCACCCAGTGACATTCCCATCTGTCCCACTTGGCCTGGCCCTGTGGGAATTGGCCTGGCCTTCCCACCCACCTCCAGAGCCTGCCAAGGTGGGGAGGTTAAACAGTGCACGAGTAATGAGCATTTTATCCTTCTCTCTTTGATACAGGATGTGGATACAGCTTTTTTAAATAAGTCTGATCTAGAGGCCAGCGTGGATACCTTAACTCAGGATATCGACTTCCTGAAAACCCTATACATGGCGGTAAGGACTCATCCCCTCTGAGCCATACAAGGAGCTCAATGTGTGGTCTGGACTCCCTGGGGGATTCACTGGACTAGCATATTTTCTAACATTTGGTATCATACATCTTTCCTCCCATCAAATCTATATCCTCTATATGTTGATGTAGGTACAAGTGGTGAAGGTAAGGGGAGCAGGCTTCTCAGCAGCCTGACTCAGGTCTATGAATCAACGCAGGTCTATGAGCCAACTTCTTGTTGACCAATCTAAAGACTGGGGTCTAGGAATGTCACTTCCTATCTACTGATGAGAAGACCCTGGAAAACTGATTTGCTAGGAGATGTAAGAAAAATTGTGTTACCTAATTAGTCAAATGAACTAGCGATCTTTTGCTTCTGTTTGGTCTGGGATAGACCCAATCAGAGCTAAATGGCTGGCTCTGAGTGGAAAGGCTGAAGAAAGCTCCCTCTGGGGCCCTCACCTTGCAGGCCAgttcccagccctcccccagaCCCACCCCTGGTTCTATTAAGGACTTGGGATATAGGGATTCCTAGACCACCATGTTCTGAAATATTGTCAGCTCTCAATGATCCAGACTGGCACAGCCACTGTGTGGATAAACCAAAGAAAGTTTAAGCTTTAGCATGGTCTCACTCCTCTCCATCAAGTCCCTAGGCCCCCATGGTTTTAATAGTCACCTAAGAAGTTAAGATGTTAAAGGAATGTCTCCTAGTATATAACAAGGGTTTAAAGTCAAACTGAAACGGTTCTGGGCCacctctttttctttgcttttggtttGGATGATCTGCCCTATTGCTTTGCTCTGAACAAACAAGCAATTCTCTCTCCCCTGACTCCGCATCCTGGGGACCCTGTGGCAGAGCCCCGGCCACTGACGGGACTCTGAGCCCATCTGTCTCGCTGATCCTACAACACAGGAAATCCAGTTGCTGCAGTCACACATCTCTGAGACATCAGTCATTGTGAAGAAGGACAGCAGCCAGGACCTGAACTTTGATGGGATCATCGCCGATATCAAGGCCCAGTATGAAGAGATCGCCAGGCGCTGTTGGGCTGATGCAGAGGCCTGGTACCAGACCAAGGTGGGCAGGAGGGCGCTGGGGAAAGGGTGTAGGCAGCCCTGGGGTCAGACTCATGGATGACAAAGTGGGCTGTGATCTTGACCCAATCTTCAAGCCCTCGGAATAcccctttctcccccaccccccagtatGAGGAGATGCGGGTGACAGCTGGTCAACACTGTGAGAACCTGCGTAACACTCGAGATGAGATCAATGAGCTGACCCGCCTGATCCAGAGGCTGAAGGCAGAGATCGAGCACGCCAAGGCTCAGGTGGgcgaaagaaaggagagaaagcccCACAGGGAGGACAGGCAAGGCCCCAAGCTTTGGGGAGCCCAAGTCGGAAGATATGGGAGAGGCCACCAGGACccagaaacagaggaatataGGAATTAGTCCAGGAAGACTTCGTGGGGGAGGAAAATGTGGAACCAGAGAAAGAGTCTCCCATGTAGAAGGAAAGACCTGGGGCTGACTTAGAGGGGCAGGTGAGGCAGAAATCATGGCTTTACTCTCTGGACCCCATTGGTCTTAGAGCAGCAGAAATCAGTAAGTGTAAAATCAGTGAGGATAGAAATGGAAGATAAGCAATGTTCCGTTCCCTGGTGACATCAAACTACAGGATGACAATCCCTGGGAAAGCAGCCTCCACGGGCTCCATCCCTGGCTTAGCACCAGGCTATGTGCCCACTCACAAGGGGCAGAGTTTCTAGCCTGACCTGAGGATCCCCTAGTCCCCGCCAAAGCCCACCAGCAAACTTCCCTACCCCCAGCGCTGCAAACTGCCCTCCCCGCAGCACTGCAAGCTGGAGGCCGCTGTGGCCGAGGCAGAGCAGCGGGGCGAGGCAGCCCTCAGCGACGCCAAGTGCAAGCTGGCGGAGTTGGAGGCCGCCCTGCAGCAGGCCAAGCAGGACATGGCACGGCAGCTGAAGGAGTACCAGGAGGTGATGAACGTCAAGTTGGCCCTGGACATCGAGATCACCACCCATAAGCGCCTGCTGGAGGGCGAGGAGATCCGGTAAGTGCTCTCAGTGCAGCAGGTGGGAGTGGGGTCAGACTTCCGGCTTCTAGAAAGACTAAGTGGAGGAGGGAACTACGTGAAGAATTGCTGAAATGGGCACTCTCTAGAGGTAAAGATTTTTTCTGCAAACCTTAGGCGGGTTGCCCTTGGCAGGGGTTTAGAAGATGGCTCTAGATCTGTGCCTCTCAGTGCAAGCCTGTAGACGGGCTGCACCAGAATCATAGGGAGTTCTGCTTGATTGGTTagcttgttttaaaataagaaagaaagaaaagaagaagacatTCCCTCAAATATTTTGATTCAATAGTTTTGGGGCAGGGATTAGGAACGTGTCATTTTTCAAAGCTCCCTGATGCTTGTGCAGCCAAGGGTGAGAACCACTGGTCCACTGAGCCGAGAAAGCCCTCTGATAGCACCTAGGTTTTCAGGGAATGACACCTTGtgaatttgtttctttctctctccaggaTCTATGAAGGTGTTGGACCAGTAGACATATGTAAGAACCTTCAGTCTTTTCCTCTTCACACATTTCTCTCCTGGGGCCCTTCAAATTTCCTTTAAACTCAAGCCCACGTTGGGGTCAGGAGCCCATGGCCAGATTGGCCATAACAGCCAGGGGAGCAGGGACCATCTGGCCCCTAAACTGAGAGCATCCCTTTAGCTGAGGTCTGAGACATCCTCAGGGCCTTCCTCCCTGGAGCTAAGCAATCACAAAGGTTTGCAGGGCCTGGTAGGTGGGAGAGGGTTCCAGAAGAGAGTCAGCCTTTTTGCTTTGGGTGGTCTTGTCCTTCGAGGGCAAAGACCAGAGAAGGAATGGAAAGGCCTgtgccagggagttccctcccCTCCTTATGGCAGGGGATGGCA
Encoded here:
- the KRT84 gene encoding LOW QUALITY PROTEIN: keratin, type II cuticular Hb4 (The sequence of the model RefSeq protein was modified relative to this genomic sequence to represent the inferred CDS: substituted 1 base at 1 genomic stop codon); the encoded protein is MLCSRCLPLTEDTVTSCCSYTVSSGRRVGSFSSCSAKTPQNLNHFRASSVSCRSGPRFQGLSSFDSRSVIRFGSCSPRIAAVGLGYGFGGPGFGYRVGGAGVPAAPSIRAVTVNQSLLTPLSLEIDPNAQTVKKDEKEQIKTLNNKFASFIDKVQFLEQQNKLLETKWNFLXEQKCARSNLEPLFENYITNLRRQLDTVNSEQAQLEAERNSMQDVLEGFKKKYEEEVGLRASAENEFVALKKDVDTAFLNKSDLEASVDTLTQDIDFLKTLYMAEIQLLQSHISETSVIVKKDSSQDLNFDGIIADIKAQYEEIARRCWADAEAWYQTKYEEMRVTAGQHCENLRNTRDEINELTRLIQRLKAEIEHAKAQHCKLEAAVAEAEQRGEAALSDAKCKLAELEAALQQAKQDMARQLKEYQEVMNVKLALDIEITTHKRLLEGEEIRIYEGVGPVDIWDGKAKRKSPCCCCGYSRQTKRSGPVLGSAG